gggtgtaagtgtaaaacgtgggaacccttcaccGCCTACGTcggaggatcccagttatcacaccctctagttcaaggatcagaccactcgtttcttcctacccttacctgttgatcatcatcagctctctcaaacagtctccaactcctgctctttgtcgcaagtttctgggctcaggagagccagtgttgctgtcaatcaAAACgataagctaacccttgcattgcattcgtgtagagctgcatctcgccgacggcttctacgagctgcacccggcgcccgaagaagaagcggtagccgagttcccgcccgctgaagtcgaagacgcccccgaagccgagcagttccagccttccttgtttgcaggcaagctccggttgcatgaaatcctacgtgttttgccagactttcacatgccttccgaatagcatgctTGTGcgtttacgtttaggagttgtatgaaaccctagatgcatgatttagtaacccttgatatgagcactagctgttgaaccgagtagctgcattgcttaaataggaaacggtaaaagccgagtgatctcctgtcactcgcgagttgtaggagttgcatgtttactctcctgttacaactataaggacgatggacggggcagggtttggtaacattttggtggttggatggttgccccgtctgtctatgaaaacttgctaaggtccgacagtggtggtgttcgtgatcaagtgtttgaaagtactagcctcatacttagtatgggatgaggaagcctagtacctgattgaacctagacgtgagcggtcgccccattgttcttggaacggagtttcccctgctggttgtcgcacgtggtggcaaagcgtagtcacagaacggcagaggccgggtctgtggaaccttgcaccaaaggaaatgggcccgacacgggttaggggactgatggggaaggccgacacaggaagcgacctccgggtgcgcggatgtcgtggggctaggttcaccatgcatggttaaagaacccgaatcgattcgtctgcctctcacagtttgagattacttgatcgctatgtcaccctgagtaaatgaggaatctgatgatggcaatgttgttgtttctatCTATACACTTGTGTGGCTCGATGTTTGTTTAggataggttgcacaacctagactgggaAATAAatatagaaccggagctaaaacttgaaaataggttacttagcgcttttggcaaatcaaacccctcagccaagaagccttgcatgtctagttggaagagtagtggctcctccccggttaagtattgttgagcttagtagctcagccttgttgtggctcctgtttttcaggtgaagttgcagcttccgacccctcccttgttggtgcttggccgccccagcttccgtcaggctggacggtcgagtgggacccctcctcggacggcgaggagaggattcagtgatgttctggctggcctcgcccggacgtccgaccccgacgaagtcttccgctagcgttttctctgttgttctttttatgaaactctgatgttaattttcatggccgaactaattAAGTAAGAATACTTAAcccagtggacttgttgtattctctgtaaccgctcaccttcgtgtgggtctgctgaacttgatcctgtttaaagtggttaaatcggatgaaatccgacggcacttcgtgttaactcggtttaggcagtggtgtcgcatgttaggcggcttaaccctgcttcaTCAAGCTAacccgaggtggttccgccacaccaggCCTCCCCAAAGGTGGAGCGCGTGCAGGCGGACTAAGAATCAGCCTGCTCGACCTCGTCGGCACCACCGCGTATGAGCTCCCGCCCGAGACAGGCATCTTCACCCGGCTACAGCTACGGCGGCGATGATGAGGGCGCCACCGCGGGGAACCTAGGGTGCGGCTAGCCTTCATCACCAAGGAGGACCTGGAGAGGCGGCGGGACAGCCTGCTCAGGGAGGACTCCCTCGCCGTCCGCTGTGATGTCAGCGTCACGAAGATGGGGCCCATGGCCATCGCGATCAAGCAGAAGAAGAACGACGCGAGGGCGAGGATGAGGCGTGGGCCGCGCCGCGGCTCTGAGTCACCTGACGAGTATGACAGCGACCGAGTGATACCGAGTACATCCACCGGTGCCTCACTGCTCATCGGTGAAAGTATTAGCtcataaaataaattattagAAATAAATCCAAGGTGCTAAGGATTTCTACATTAGGTTTTGGTTACTTAAGTTTTTGCTATCTTTACTTTTTGTTTGGTTTCTTCATGCTTAGTCTCAAACTCAAAACTCTCAAGGAACACTGGATAATTCGTTTCTACTTAGGTTTCTTCGTGCTTGGTCTCTTTTACATTTAGCATTGTGACCTCTTTTAATCtaattcctttattttttttcctgatctCACCACATGGGAAAGGCCCATGGGCAAGATAGGCCTGTCATTCTGTTTGGCTTGACCAaaccacattgtttatcattCCGTTTAGACCAAGGGATAAACCGTATTGGctgaaaattttatgaaataAAAAAGTTTAGAATTGCTCAAAGTTTGCATTGCGCTCCTAACTTTTGGCCACGCGATTGTAACAAAAGTAGCGCGCAACCTGATTTGATTttgcactactggaaaactgaacATTCATCCtgaggctcagtaccggttgcattttagctcggtactaatatgagcattagtaccgggcctgaAGCCTGGTCCCCAACGAGGCTCCCGtgaacccctttagtatcgggtagaggcttcacccggtactaaaggttgcacattactgccggttgaagcctccacccagtactaatgtgtctaaggacctttagtaccggtggaggcttcacccgatactaatgtgcaACTTTTAGTACCCAgtgaagcctccacctggtactaatttGGACTTCACTAGATTGAAGTCCACCGCACACATTCGCTCCTCACCGTCTTATTCGCacgcccctctctctctcaaacggtcctcctctctcccctctcccctcaTGGCGGCCTCGCTTCTCTTCCTCTCATAGgcgcacccctcccctcccctcacgGCTGCCCCTCCCATCTCCCCTCTGCGCGCCCCTCACTGCGACGccagtgaggagcggcggcgggatgagGTGAGGCGACAGCACAGCGTGGGGAAGCGCAGAGGCGGAGTGGCGAGTAATCGCGCGGGGAGCTGCAGCAGATGACGGCGCGTGGAGAAGCGGGATCTGCAGGCCGACGCAGTGGCAGAGCGTGGAGGTGCGACGGGAGCAGCGGGATCtaaggggtggcggcgcggtaGGATGAGGTGCGTggcctcacctctctctctctctttctctctctctggcTGAGGGTGGCCAGCGGCGCGAGAGGGCCAGCAGAGTGCGTCACGAGGGTGGCTGGCCGGGCAAGAGGGCCGGCAGGGGGTCGTAGGGAGGCGAGGTGGTGGGGACGAGGGCCGGGACCAGGCTCGGCAGATAAGGACGAAGGGCGGTCGgcgatgacgaggaggaagggcggTCGGCGATGACGAGTCGGAAGGgtggctctctctctcttcggtGCGGGGCTCAGGTGATGTGTGGTCGAGGCTCCAGCGCTCAggcagacggcggcggggtgcggccgaGGCTCCGGTCAgcgaatttcttttttttaattttttaatagctCTTTAGTATCGGTTCTTTGACCCAGTACCGAAGGTGGATTCCTAGTAGTATCGGCGTACAGGTCAACTAACTaactagcaaataaactatgaTTTTGCCTGTTTCAAAATACGATTTCACTCCTATACCACTCCCAGAGAGCAACACACTAAAATGCCATTATCATTCGTAGCCGCACCGCTCTTACGAAGCTGAATCCATGTGACCAACAGCTCGAATTGGCGAGGAGGGATGTGTCAATTCAAATGAGCAGCAGCTTGACTTGGCAAAGGGGGTTATGCAATGAAGCTCCCACAAGTAGGTCCCTAATTTGGGTATATTAAGGGtatgtttggttgcttgtatcatttgattcatgtatggaatagttcaaaataataatgattcttttgtttggttgggtgaattgtaccaacCCATCCAGGATAaagccatcccacttaatacattatctACTAACAGgaatgaaccatatggtacaagtaaattggttgaacctCACCATGCAGGATCATCCATCCATGCATCACTCGTCGTTATTTTGTGGCCATCTACTACATGCGTATTCTTATGAAGCTGCAACCATTGTACTTCAATGTTGCAATGctaatttgtttttgtttatgtTGTATAATATGTGACTTGAGATGTTTTTCACTTGGTGATCTTTTATGTTGCAATAAGTGATTAAAGACATTGGAAACAAAGAATTTGGGATGGTTAGCTTATCTGTTTGGTAATAACTTTGTTTGATATTGCATTAGGGCTTTTTATATGTTGTGATGGGTGTTTTTAGATGTTTCAACTTTCATCATTAATTTTTGATTATTTTTAATGACTCACATTGTGATTTAGGGGATTCAAACTCAAGTGACTGATGGGTTCATACAAAATGTTGCGTGAAACATGTTGCGATGTTACTGTGGAAGTTTTTATTGTGCAACTGGGTGCGTAATAAGCTATTTTTGCACCTTTCTTGATGTTTGAAACGATAGTATACAATATCGGCATAGCCCCGTTTTCCATGTTGCGAGGGACGAGCATCTGATAGATGTCTAGCGGGCAATGCCATATGACTCCTAAATTGCAAGGTTTGAAAAGCAACCTAACCATGAACAAATCCGATATGATATGATATATCCTGAGGCGATGATGACGATGTACATCCGATATATTTTGGCCCCGCGGGGGCAAGAATTTCAAAGTTTCGTGCGCTCAAAACTTCCAACCTGCATATTAAGCACTACAAAAACACAAAACTTATGATGAACTGATTTTTCATGGGATCAGAACAGATTAAAAGAACCCTAGTACCCCAGTTTGATCAATTACGATCAAATCTAGAAGAAAATAGCCATTGCTTTTACTAAAAAAAACAAGCCATTGCTTATTTTGTTACAGTTGTTTCCTGCTACCAACTTGGATGACCACACACGTAGATCGGTAGATGAGCAGAACACACCGGATGAACTAACGGTGGCATGCACTTGGCCGGATCAGTCGCCGCGCCGTTTGGCGGCGAGGCACCGGCGGATGTACTCCTTGTCATCCGGCGGAGGCTCCTGATGACTGCGCTTGCGCTCCCGCGATCCGTCCCAGACGGAGGGCGCGCCGTCGTCGTTGAACTCGGGGTACCCGCCGTAGTGGTACCCGTAATCATGGCGGGGCATGATGGGCGGCGGCAGCATCAAGGGCTTGGGCACGACGGACAGCGGCGCCACCTCCGTGACGCCGACGTCGCAGCGGACGGCGAGGCAGTCCTCCTTGAGCAGGctgtcgcgccgccgctccagcTCCTCCCGCGTGATGAACGCGGCGTAGCCGCGCCCAAtgtcctcggccgccgccgcctggccacCGCTGATCGGGGCGACCGCGAAGCCGTAGTCTTGGCCCAGCAGCAACGCCGTGGGCCTGGTGAGCGTGAAGGTGCCCGTCTCGGCGGGGAGCTCGTACGCGGCGTTGCCGGCGAGGTCGAGCAGGCTGAACTTGTACTGCGCCCGCACGCGCTCCTTCTGCTGCTGGTACTGGtagccgacgaggcggaggtagAGGGCTATGGCATCGGACTCGTCGGCGGAGGCGTCGGCGCCGTTGGGGTAGTAGTCGACGCACCACTGGCGGCCGCCGACGGTGAAGACGTCCGAGGTGATGCGCTCGCCGCCGGGGAGCGCCTTGGTCCAGGAGTAGCCGTCGATGCGGAGCACCAGGAACCCGCGCGCCGGCTTTGCGACGAAGCACGAGGCGGAGCGCGACGAgggctggccggcgccggcggacagcagcggcggcggcaacgacgaCATGGCGGCGTGGGTTTCGAACCCGGCTGAGAGATCAAATCAAAAGAATCGTATGATCTCCTCGCGTTCCTCGATGGATTTGATCGATTAGTGTGGATGCCTTAAGCCCTCAAGGCCTCCGCGTGTCGGGCCGGGATAGAACAGGAACAGGAACGGTTCTTCATCAGGGAGAATCGATCGAGATCGAGTACCTTAATTAGTTCCCTTTTTCTTGACACATAACAACGGCGGCCATTTTATTATAGCAGTCAACAACACAAAATCGATCTACAAACGTTCTCAGCCATTTTCCCATCTCGATCTACCCTGCTAGCAGCCTAGCACCAACTTATTAACCTgccatgtcggcggcggcggcgctgttcTCAGCCGGCGTCAGCCCGCCGTGGCGCTCCGCCTCAGGCGTCGTCGCCAAGGTAGCCAGAGGCTTCCACGTGCTCCGCATCGACCTTCTACTCGTGGAGCAAGACGATCTCCGGCGGCGAGAGCATCCGCTCCGTGTTCACGGTCGGTGGCTGCGGCTGGCACGTCCACTACTACCCGaacggcgccgacgccgccaggCCGGACTCCGGCTCCATCTCCTTCTACCTCCGGCTCGACGACCACGAGGCTCGCGTGCGGGCGCATGCAATACAGGCTCAGCTTGCTCGGCCCCTCCGGCGACGCCGCGTACGAGCTCCCCGCCAAGCACGggccccgacgacgacgactacgGCCGCGTGCACTACTACGAAGACTACTTCGACGAGGATGGGAACGAGATTGAGAAGGAGGTGGGGCCGCCGGAGGAGCTCGGGCGTGGCTACGCCGACTTCATCAGCAAGGAGGAGCTCGAGAGGCGGCGCGAGACCGTACTCAAGGACGACTCCCTCGCCGTCCTGGAGCTCAACGGCCTATACCTCGGCCAGAGGTACCGCCAAAGGGTCCCAAGGCTCAACTACACCGACGAATTGAAGAGGATTCCGACGACGACAAAACGCCGGGCCGCCGCCAGCCGGATGATAGGCAGTACATCCGCCGGTGCCTCGCCGAACAGCGCCACCGCGAGTGAACGAAGGCGGCAAGGTGGCTGCAATCATCATCAAAATCCAGATGCATTTCTGGAtggatttccttttttttttcggaaTAAACTTTGCAATTTGTTCCGATTAGATCCTCCTCGCGTCTCTtgtagcgatcaagtagtcagTTTTGATTGTGCCCCGAACAAACAACACTCGGGATCATCTTATCTTTGGATCCGCCTTGCATACCCAAAGTAAGAGAACTTGTAGTTGGTATGAGAAAAATTTAATAAAGTTTGTGTGGTTGGTTTAATGAATTCATCATAAGGTATGAAAACACACACGTACGGCGACACGACCTAAAAGAATTAAAGAACAAATTAGAAATTAAAAGGTGGGAGGAGAAGAAATCAGATACAAACTACGATATGTATAACTACCAAATATATTTTaacacaaaaaaatattttattaaaataGAAATGTATCTTATATTGTGTGCTGTGTGGCAAGACGAGATAGATGAAAACAATGAGGCAGAATGCAAAGTTGAGTGCAGCCCACCCCACAACTTGTGTAGAGTTCTGCAACTCTCAACTTTTTTAGTGGAGATTAAGTTTTGTGTTTATGTGTactttgataaaaaaaattacattgCAATTTGTACTTTTGCTTTATTAGTTTCATATAATGCACTTTTAAAAAGATTATGCTACACTAGAAGTAGCAACGCACAGTATCTTTCACCAGCCACAAGCGAATAGCTAGCGACGCAATACCTCAAAGTTTGTGCAGATTTTAGGGATAATATCAGCAACAATTGATTTTGTTACTGTCACAAAAATAAGCAACAAATGATTTGTTTGTGAAGATAAGGATTATACTGTACCTAACCGGCTAACCCTAGCTAGCTTGAACCGTACTCAACGGAAGTTAACAAACCCGCGTATCTCCATTGCACGATATATACGAACCCCGGCCGGCCGTCAACACAAGCCCCTCATCTCTGCCTCctcatctactccctccgtcaacACAATGTCGGCGGCGCAGCCgctgctctccgccgccgtgcgGCATCTCTCGCGCTCCGCGTACGGTGTCGCCGTCACCCCGGCGCGGGGGTTCCAGGTGTTCCGCATCGACGGGTACTCGTGGGCCAAgacgctcgccgccggcgagcgcatCACCTCGGGGCACTTCATCGTCGGCGGCCGCTACTGGCTGATCGACTACTACCCCAACGGCACCGACAGCGCCAGGGACACCGACTCCGGCTCCATCTCCCTctacctccgcctcgccggcggcgccggctacGAGAAGGAGCGCGTGCGGGCGCAGTACAAGTTCAGCCTCCTCGACCCCTCCGGCTTCGCCGCGTACGAGATCCCGCCCGAGACGAGCATCTTCACGTACCCCGGCCGCCAATACGGCCACCACGGCGACGAGGTGACGGGGGACATCGGCGTCGGCCTCGCCAACTTCGTCACcaaggaggagctggagcggcGGAGCGAGACCCTGCTCAAGGACGACTGCCTCGCCATCCGCTGCGACGTCGGCGTCACGGAGCtcggcgtcctcgccgtcgcgccCAAGGAGAGCCACAAGACCATGCAgcaggacgacggcgacgactcCGACTGGGAGGGCGGAAACCGCGAGAGCAACAGGCGTCGCCGGCAGCCGCCCCTGGACGACAGGGAATACATCCGCCGGAGCCTCGCCAAAAACCGCCGCGCGTCAATTATCTAGCCGGCTAGCCGCGCATCAGTTGTCGGCAACCAATTATTAAAATGAAGTAgtatcttttttcttcttcttgatgaattGGTTCGATCATAGTCAAATTTGGTTCTTCGAGGATATGTTGCTGTTAGGGAGTCAGATTTTAATGTCCTTCGGTTTTTTTTAGAGGAATGAACTTCCGTTAAACCAACGGCACGGCAAGATCGCCGGCAACCAAACTCACCGCCCCGGCCGGAGGTTTGCAGATGAACTTCGATTTTTGTTTGCATATAATCGCTAAATTTGATTGGCATACCGCGCTACCGATTTCCACTGCCCTTTGTAACAGCATAGGCCAGCTACTATTCATGTAACTTTCCACTAGTTcatttttttattgattaattATCCCTATTTTATGGGAATCCTCTTCCATTCTATCCGGCTGGGAAACACATGACTGATGGGAATGTTCGCTACTGCTTCGATCAAGTTGAACGGTGAGTTCTAAAGGTTTTCCTGATGTACCAGTGTCTATGTCGCTTTCCAAGTAGTCCTTTCTTATTTAATCAACGAAAGGGCTTAAAAATCCAGAACCGCTAACAAAGTTTTCATCCATATGAAACAAAAATTATTTtcattcttcttctcctcctctctttcaCTACTACAGTTGGATCTGTTGTTTTTTATCGAGGAATGGGTCCCATCTTTTAAACCATCTATGCCCTTTTAACATTGCACAGATTTCAACAACTAAAAACCAGTTGTCATGTGGCCCATCTATGTGGACAATTTGATCTAAGTACATTGTTGTTGCCGTTACCTACCATCTAGCACCCATTATATGGACTAATTGGTCTAAATGCATTGTGGTTGCCCTTATTACCTACCGTATATCAGTCATTATGCTAATGCAGACCATGCAAGTAACACCCTAGGCCTTGTTTTGAAACGCAACGATCTCCTCCAATCCACATGTATCGAGAGGGATTAAGATAGAAATGAGTTCGTTTTCCACTATTAAAACAAGGTGTAGTTCGCCGACGTGGCTGAGGCAAAGATATTTTTGGCTAGGTTGACTTGCCAAATTGGATGCTCGGTGTCGCGTCTGGACAAGTAAAGATGCTTGAAAATTTCCCTATTTCTCAGTGGTTGCTCCCGATGGCATATTAATTAGGTTGGGCTCATCGTAACGGAGGGAAGAGTCCATGAGGCTTTGGGTTATCATCTCAGTGCTTTCCTAGTTGCCGATATAAGATCTCCTCCAACAGTTGAGCCAGCACACTAGCTCTAAGCTTGTCCATCTCCAATGGTTTGTCTCATAGCACATTGCTCAAAGCACCTTGAGTTATACATCTTCTCTCACATCCATAAAATTTGGGATCCACTTTCACTCTATGAGCTATCTCTTGAAGAAGAGATAGTACACTCTCTAACACTAGTTTGAACGCCTCGACCTCCACGCCGTGCATGGAGGGACAAGGTCAAGGGAAGAAGTGTTGTTTAATACCGACACATGGGCCCGACACTTATTTGGGAGTAAACCATTTAATGATGGAAGAATTATAGTGTTGACTATATCCTTGGTGAACAATGCTACAGAGAACGTGCTATCCTAAGTGTC
The genomic region above belongs to Setaria italica strain Yugu1 chromosome VI, Setaria_italica_v2.0, whole genome shotgun sequence and contains:
- the LOC101779918 gene encoding BTB/POZ and MATH domain-containing protein 4, with amino-acid sequence MSSLPPPLLSAGAGQPSSRSASCFVAKPARGFLVLRIDGYSWTKALPGGERITSDVFTVGGRQWCVDYYPNGADASADESDAIALYLRLVGYQYQQQKERVRAQYKFSLLDLAGNAAYELPAETGTFTLTRPTALLLGQDYGFAVAPISGGQAAAAEDIGRGYAAFITREELERRRDSLLKEDCLAVRCDVGVTEVAPLSVVPKPLMLPPPIMPRHDYGYHYGGYPEFNDDGAPSVWDGSRERKRSHQEPPPDDKEYIRRCLAAKRRGD
- the LOC101780331 gene encoding BTB/POZ and MATH domain-containing protein 5, translating into MSAAQPLLSAAVRHLSRSAYGVAVTPARGFQVFRIDGYSWAKTLAAGERITSGHFIVGGRYWLIDYYPNGTDSARDTDSGSISLYLRLAGGAGYEKERVRAQYKFSLLDPSGFAAYEIPPETSIFTYPGRQYGHHGDEVTGDIGVGLANFVTKEELERRSETLLKDDCLAIRCDVGVTELGVLAVAPKESHKTMQQDDGDDSDWEGGNRESNRRRRQPPLDDREYIRRSLAKNRRASII